Proteins found in one Pectobacterium atrosepticum genomic segment:
- a CDS encoding HrpE/YscL family type III secretion apparatus protein, translating to MLTTKMFVTLPGASRDEAVIIPAERVAAHRRSRTLWEEATVQAETIVAQAHNRAGTLCEQAVENAEAAFWQQANALLLGVRQDRMRLEQTMITQAGQLLRDALAHLLDKTPTPSRHHALLRQLLKQQQGESRGTLYCHPGQLADVQHWLDAHPHLEWRLASDEALDNDAMKLITAHGVMSLNWRQATQQLIPPNHSAAAM from the coding sequence ATGCTGACGACAAAGATGTTTGTGACATTACCCGGCGCAAGTCGAGATGAAGCGGTGATTATTCCGGCGGAGCGGGTTGCGGCGCATCGTCGCAGTCGGACACTCTGGGAAGAAGCCACTGTACAGGCAGAGACGATCGTGGCACAGGCGCACAATCGTGCTGGAACGCTCTGCGAACAGGCGGTAGAAAATGCAGAAGCTGCGTTCTGGCAGCAGGCAAACGCATTACTGCTGGGCGTTCGGCAAGACAGGATGCGCCTTGAGCAGACCATGATTACGCAAGCCGGACAACTGCTGCGCGATGCATTGGCGCACTTGCTGGATAAAACGCCTACGCCGTCACGCCATCATGCCTTATTGCGACAGTTGCTGAAACAACAGCAGGGGGAGAGCCGAGGAACGCTGTACTGCCATCCCGGTCAGCTTGCCGATGTGCAACATTGGCTGGACGCGCATCCACATTTGGAGTGGCGTCTCGCCAGCGATGAGGCATTGGATAACGATGCCATGAAGCTGATCACGGCGCATGGCGTGATGTCGCTGAACTGGCGGCAGGCGACACAGCAGCTCATTCCTCCCAATCACTCCGCCGCTGCTATGTGA